GTAGTCCAATCATCACACAAAGAAACTTTTTGAAGGATGGACTGTATCTGAGTAGCGAGCTCTTCCTCTCGGACGTATTTCTGAGTGCAGTTAGTCAGTCGCTTGGTGCATCTGTAGTAGGTATAACCTTTCTGTGTTTCTGCTGTGATCATTCGCCCGCACTCACCGCATTTCATAAGCCCTCTAAAGACAAAGTACCTTTCAGCTTTCTTGGGTTTACCCCTGCGAGCCATAACTTCCTGACACTGGTCAAAAAGTTTCTTTGTGATAATTGGTTCGTGAGTTCCCTCGTAACTCTCACCGTTATATCTGAACACTCCGTAGTAGATAGGATTCTGCAGGATATGCTGATATTGGCTGGCTGAGAGTGGGCGGCCTTTCCTGCAGCGGCCTGCCATGCCGAGTGAGGTTATCTTATCCCGTATATCAGCGAGCGTGTATCTACCGGTAGCATATAGGGCGAAAGATTTCGTTATGAAAGGAGCTTTGCCCTCGTCTTTGATGATACCACGTGTCTTGGGATCGTTCAGATACCCTATGGGCGCCCACTGCGGCCAGATACCTTTGCTGAGTTTCAAGCGCATGCCCCGCTTAATATTCTCCGATAGTGCGTCTATATAGTACTTACTCTGCCCGAAAGCTATGGATAGCATAAATTTGCCTTGCGCGTTATTATCGAAGCGATAAGTAGGGAAGAGGAGGCCCTTGATAATGCCCTGGTCTACGAGATATATGATTTTCCCACCATCGACACTGTTGCGAGCGAGCCTATCGGGATGCCATGCGAGGATACCGTCAGCGGCCCCTCGCTCTATCTGTGCTAGCATATCATTGAATATGGGGCGCCCTGGCTTCTT
This window of the Candidatus Omnitrophota bacterium genome carries:
- a CDS encoding recombinase family protein codes for the protein MRCYLYARKSTDDEDRQILSIEAQLVELRQYAEREKICVVKELIEAKTAKKPGRPIFNDMLAQIERGAADGILAWHPDRLARNSVDGGKIIYLVDQGIIKGLLFPTYRFDNNAQGKFMLSIAFGQSKYYIDALSENIKRGMRLKLSKGIWPQWAPIGYLNDPKTRGIIKDEGKAPFITKSFALYATGRYTLADIRDKITSLGMAGRCRKGRPLSASQYQHILQNPIYYGVFRYNGESYEGTHEPIITKKLFDQCQEVMARRGKPKKAERYFVFRGLMKCGECGRMITAETQKGYTYYRCTKRLTNCTQKYVREEELATQIQSILQKVSLCDDWTTKILRELEKDKACDVQSSRPQQQNMQDNITDIDRKINRLIDVYLEGNISLEEYQRKKEAYLNEKKDLQEALKDFAAGGDNWFERAKDFVTDLNRIGCMLREGNLESQREYLEKIGSNFILKMSRISFSSEGTFRPYLSNAPYQNWRRR